From Eptesicus fuscus isolate TK198812 chromosome 13, DD_ASM_mEF_20220401, whole genome shotgun sequence, the proteins below share one genomic window:
- the NKAPD1 gene encoding uncharacterized protein NKAPD1 isoform X1, producing the protein MSRVPLGKVLLRNVIRHTDAHNKIQEESDMWKIRELEKQMEDAYRGNKRKMLPSSSSRMRSDGFDEESQRDNWRPRNEISEALEDDFLKAKSWNKKFYDYEANMPDRWGHSGYKELYPEEFETDSDHQDITNGKKRSPQEKSSTHESHKHKKSKKSHKKKQKKKSHKKQKKSKKEVTDITADSSNEFSEETGASSTRKQPHKRKKKSRKKSLKKSALVLEAESDTSQSDDSASSSSEERDTKKTKREKKDKVSIPVVSNEIPERTKTNKRTNWKVATDERSAESSEDD; encoded by the exons attcaGGAGGAATCAGATATGTGGAAAATAAGAGAACTGGAGAAACAGATGGAAGATGCTTACCGGGGGAACAAAAGGAAAATGTTGCCCAGCAGTTCAAG CCGGATGCGTAGTGATGGTTTTGATGAAGAAAGTCAAAGAGACAATTGGAGGCCAAGGAATGAAATTTCTGAGGCACTGGAAGATGATTTTCTTAAGGCTAAATCCTGGAACAAGAAGTTTTATGATTATGAAGCTAACATGCCAGACAG ATGGGGTCACAGTGGTTATAAAGAGTTATACCCTGAAGAATTTGAAACAGACAG tgaTCATCAAGATAttaccaatggaaaaaaaagatcTCCCCAGGAAAAATCATCTACCCATGAATCTCACAAACACAAGAAATCAAAGAAATCCCacaaaaaaaagcagaaaaagaagtcacacaaaaaacagaagaaaagcaaaaaggaagtcACAGATATAACAGCCGATTCCTCAAACGAGTTCTCAGAAGAAACTGGGGCTTCTAGTACCAGGAAACAACCACATAAGCGTAagaaaaaatcaaggaaaaagtCTCTCAAAAAGTCTGCTCTAGTTTTAGAGGCAGAAAGTGACACTTCTCAGTCCGATGATTCAGCATCCAGCAGTTCTGAGGAAAGAGACACTAAGAaaaccaaaagggaaaaaaaagataaagtcagTATTCCTGTAGTTAGCAATGAAATACCGGAgaggacaaaaacaaacaaacgcaCAAATTGGAAAGTGGCTACAGATGAGAGGTCTGCTGAGAGTTCGGAGGATGACTAA
- the NKAPD1 gene encoding uncharacterized protein NKAPD1 isoform X3, with translation MSSGIQMLTISRMRSDGFDEESQRDNWRPRNEISEALEDDFLKAKSWNKKFYDYEANMPDRWGHSGYKELYPEEFETDSDHQDITNGKKRSPQEKSSTHESHKHKKSKKSHKKKQKKKSHKKQKKSKKEVTDITADSSNEFSEETGASSTRKQPHKRKKKSRKKSLKKSALVLEAESDTSQSDDSASSSSEERDTKKTKREKKDKVSIPVVSNEIPERTKTNKRTNWKVATDERSAESSEDD, from the exons CCGGATGCGTAGTGATGGTTTTGATGAAGAAAGTCAAAGAGACAATTGGAGGCCAAGGAATGAAATTTCTGAGGCACTGGAAGATGATTTTCTTAAGGCTAAATCCTGGAACAAGAAGTTTTATGATTATGAAGCTAACATGCCAGACAG ATGGGGTCACAGTGGTTATAAAGAGTTATACCCTGAAGAATTTGAAACAGACAG tgaTCATCAAGATAttaccaatggaaaaaaaagatcTCCCCAGGAAAAATCATCTACCCATGAATCTCACAAACACAAGAAATCAAAGAAATCCCacaaaaaaaagcagaaaaagaagtcacacaaaaaacagaagaaaagcaaaaaggaagtcACAGATATAACAGCCGATTCCTCAAACGAGTTCTCAGAAGAAACTGGGGCTTCTAGTACCAGGAAACAACCACATAAGCGTAagaaaaaatcaaggaaaaagtCTCTCAAAAAGTCTGCTCTAGTTTTAGAGGCAGAAAGTGACACTTCTCAGTCCGATGATTCAGCATCCAGCAGTTCTGAGGAAAGAGACACTAAGAaaaccaaaagggaaaaaaaagataaagtcagTATTCCTGTAGTTAGCAATGAAATACCGGAgaggacaaaaacaaacaaacgcaCAAATTGGAAAGTGGCTACAGATGAGAGGTCTGCTGAGAGTTCGGAGGATGACTAA
- the NKAPD1 gene encoding uncharacterized protein NKAPD1 isoform X2 encodes MSRVPLGKVLLRNVIRHTDAHNKIQEESDMWKIRELEKQMEDAYRGNKRKMLPSSSSRMRSDGFDEESQRDNWRPRNEISEALEDDFLKAKSWNKKFYDYEANMPDSDHQDITNGKKRSPQEKSSTHESHKHKKSKKSHKKKQKKKSHKKQKKSKKEVTDITADSSNEFSEETGASSTRKQPHKRKKKSRKKSLKKSALVLEAESDTSQSDDSASSSSEERDTKKTKREKKDKVSIPVVSNEIPERTKTNKRTNWKVATDERSAESSEDD; translated from the exons attcaGGAGGAATCAGATATGTGGAAAATAAGAGAACTGGAGAAACAGATGGAAGATGCTTACCGGGGGAACAAAAGGAAAATGTTGCCCAGCAGTTCAAG CCGGATGCGTAGTGATGGTTTTGATGAAGAAAGTCAAAGAGACAATTGGAGGCCAAGGAATGAAATTTCTGAGGCACTGGAAGATGATTTTCTTAAGGCTAAATCCTGGAACAAGAAGTTTTATGATTATGAAGCTAACATGCCAGACAG tgaTCATCAAGATAttaccaatggaaaaaaaagatcTCCCCAGGAAAAATCATCTACCCATGAATCTCACAAACACAAGAAATCAAAGAAATCCCacaaaaaaaagcagaaaaagaagtcacacaaaaaacagaagaaaagcaaaaaggaagtcACAGATATAACAGCCGATTCCTCAAACGAGTTCTCAGAAGAAACTGGGGCTTCTAGTACCAGGAAACAACCACATAAGCGTAagaaaaaatcaaggaaaaagtCTCTCAAAAAGTCTGCTCTAGTTTTAGAGGCAGAAAGTGACACTTCTCAGTCCGATGATTCAGCATCCAGCAGTTCTGAGGAAAGAGACACTAAGAaaaccaaaagggaaaaaaaagataaagtcagTATTCCTGTAGTTAGCAATGAAATACCGGAgaggacaaaaacaaacaaacgcaCAAATTGGAAAGTGGCTACAGATGAGAGGTCTGCTGAGAGTTCGGAGGATGACTAA
- the TIMM8B gene encoding mitochondrial import inner membrane translocase subunit Tim8 B, with translation MAELGEADEAELQRLVAAEQQKAQFTAQVHHFMELCWDKCVEKPGNRLDSRTENCLSSCVDRFIDTTLAITSRFAQIVQKGGQ, from the exons ATGGCGGAGCTGGGAGAGGCCGACGAAGCGGAATTGCAGCGCCTGGTGGCGGCCGAGCAGCAGAAGGCGCAGTTCACCGCACAG GTGCACCACTTCATGGAGCTATGTTGGGATAAATGTGTGGAGAAGCCAGGGAATCGCCTAGACTCTCGTACTGAAAATTGTCTCTCTAGCTGTGTGGACCGCTTCATTGACACTACTCTCGCCATCACCAGTCGTTTTGCCCAGATTGTACAGAAAGGAGGGCAGTAG